From the Clostridium putrefaciens genome, one window contains:
- a CDS encoding response regulator transcription factor: MDKKVLIVEDENSIRGFLKINFRRNDFTVIEASSGEEGFRKAMLENPHIAVLDVMLPGKDGFTLCKELRDRFPDMGIIMLTARNQDMDRIMGLEQGADDYLSKPFNPIELMLRVKAIIRRIESKDVFKDKEVVERNGFKLDLYSQKLYKGDKEIYITPKEYLLFKLFIESPGKAFTRDELLNIIWGYEYFGDPKIVDVNIRRLRTKIEEDPSEPKYIQTIWGTGYRWNNEEDI; the protein is encoded by the coding sequence ATGGACAAAAAGGTATTGATTGTGGAAGATGAAAATAGTATAAGAGGTTTTCTCAAAATAAACTTTAGAAGAAATGATTTCACGGTTATCGAAGCAAGTTCTGGAGAAGAAGGTTTTAGAAAGGCAATGTTAGAAAATCCTCATATTGCAGTTTTAGATGTGATGTTACCAGGTAAAGATGGATTTACATTGTGTAAGGAATTAAGAGATAGGTTTCCTGACATGGGCATAATTATGCTTACAGCCAGAAATCAGGATATGGATAGGATAATGGGATTAGAACAAGGTGCTGATGATTATTTAAGTAAACCTTTTAACCCAATAGAATTGATGCTTAGGGTTAAGGCAATAATTAGAAGAATTGAAAGTAAAGATGTATTTAAAGATAAAGAAGTTGTTGAAAGAAATGGATTTAAATTAGATCTATATTCACAAAAGTTGTATAAAGGTGATAAAGAAATATATATTACACCTAAAGAATATTTATTATTTAAATTATTTATAGAAAGCCCTGGAAAGGCATTTACTAGAGATGAGTTATTAAATATCATTTGGGGATATGAATATTTTGGAGATCCAAAAATAGTAGATGTTAACATAAGAAGATTAAGAACTAAGATAGAAGAAGATCCGTCAGAACCTAAATATATACAAACCATTTGGGGAACAGGGTATAGGTGGAATAATGAAGAGGATATTTAA
- a CDS encoding polysaccharide deacetylase family protein → MSNIHHKNQKFTMKKHKKLKNKNLAISILVLSILLIGIIIGQFIINKYGENDLTVSASEETNSPDTGKTSKKDKEKIEEKELQYKNTSIKGQDKIDSATVAKDAINGNAVKDDKKIIYLTFDDGPSTTVTPKILDILKKEDVKATFFILGKSLSSDGVTINEKSGEVLKQEYDDGHAIANHTYSHDYKYLYPSRNINMTRVLEDVEKNNVLIKKVIGESFETTVVRFPGGLMSWKGQDVALEKLKEKNIVPVDWNALNGDAESKKRTPEELIEKAINTSKNKDKVVMLMHDTYGKETTAEALTKIIQHFKMEGYEFRTLN, encoded by the coding sequence ATGTCAAATATACATCACAAGAATCAAAAGTTTACTATGAAAAAACATAAAAAGTTAAAGAACAAAAATCTTGCCATTAGTATTTTAGTTTTATCAATATTATTAATTGGAATAATTATAGGCCAGTTTATAATAAACAAATATGGTGAAAATGATTTAACTGTATCTGCATCAGAAGAAACAAACTCACCTGATACTGGAAAGACATCTAAAAAGGATAAGGAAAAGATAGAAGAAAAAGAGTTACAATACAAAAATACTTCAATAAAGGGTCAAGACAAGATAGATTCTGCAACTGTGGCAAAGGATGCTATAAATGGTAATGCAGTTAAAGATGATAAAAAGATAATTTATTTAACCTTTGATGATGGACCTTCAACAACGGTTACACCTAAAATACTGGATATATTAAAAAAAGAAGATGTAAAGGCTACATTTTTTATATTAGGCAAAAGTTTATCTTCAGATGGTGTTACTATTAATGAAAAATCTGGAGAAGTTCTAAAACAAGAATATGATGATGGACATGCTATTGCTAATCATACCTATTCTCATGATTATAAATATCTTTATCCGAGTAGAAATATTAATATGACAAGGGTTTTAGAAGATGTTGAAAAGAATAATGTTTTAATTAAAAAGGTTATCGGAGAATCATTTGAAACTACAGTTGTAAGATTTCCAGGAGGACTTATGTCTTGGAAAGGACAAGATGTAGCTTTAGAAAAACTAAAAGAAAAAAATATAGTACCTGTGGATTGGAATGCATTAAATGGAGATGCAGAAAGCAAAAAGAGGACACCTGAAGAATTAATCGAAAAGGCTATAAATACAAGTAAAAATAAGGACAAGGTTGTAATGCTTATGCACGATACCTATGGAAAAGAAACTACAGCTGAAGCCTTAACAAAAATAATCCAACATTTTAAGATGGAAGGATATGAATTTAGGACTTTAAATTAG
- a CDS encoding HAMP domain-containing sensor histidine kinase has translation MKRIFKGDQSIRVRLILKLLIIILFTISILEVSLITFVGQYFYKNTEDIITNQVMVSADLYNSYFSNSTLEDNILDNVDVFWKQTNAQVQILNTDGKLIMDSLGATSEEYIKSVDVKKAIGGEKGKWVGNVNYYDHKVMAVSYPLKSYDETVGVIRFISSMEDVESSIYSISLVFIVIGSAVLIISGIVTWFAAKNIIYPVRALTITAEKMAEGNYYIRNTKVKDDEIGKLSDTLNYMAEEILKKDKLKNEFISSVSHELRTPLTSIKGWTVTLGYDLEDKEVIKDGLSIIEKECDRLTEMVEELLDFSKFVSGKVSLQKVSIDIIDIISYIDRYMSPRAQREHIDLLVSVEDNIPKVYLDVNRMKQVFINLLDNALKFTPKEGKVTIKAYAKADELNVVIIDTGSGISKKDLPRIKEKFYKGKSSKSQNGIGLSICDEIIKLHEGKFIIESEEGNGTVVKVILPLKDKISIGI, from the coding sequence ATGAAGAGGATATTTAAAGGGGATCAAAGTATTAGAGTGAGACTTATATTAAAATTACTCATAATAATTTTATTTACTATATCAATTTTAGAAGTGTCACTTATTACTTTTGTTGGCCAATATTTTTATAAAAATACTGAGGATATTATTACAAATCAAGTGATGGTATCAGCAGATCTTTATAATAGTTATTTTTCTAACTCTACTTTAGAAGATAACATACTTGATAATGTAGATGTATTTTGGAAACAAACTAATGCACAAGTACAAATATTAAATACTGATGGTAAGCTTATAATGGACTCACTCGGTGCTACTTCAGAGGAATATATAAAGTCCGTAGACGTTAAAAAAGCTATTGGCGGTGAAAAGGGAAAGTGGGTTGGAAATGTTAATTATTATGATCATAAAGTAATGGCAGTGTCTTACCCCCTAAAATCTTACGACGAAACTGTTGGAGTTATTAGATTTATATCATCTATGGAAGATGTGGAGAGCTCAATATATTCTATTTCTCTTGTATTTATAGTTATAGGATCAGCTGTGCTTATAATATCTGGAATAGTAACTTGGTTTGCAGCTAAAAATATAATATACCCGGTGAGAGCACTTACTATAACTGCAGAGAAGATGGCAGAAGGAAATTACTATATAAGAAATACTAAGGTTAAAGATGATGAAATAGGTAAATTATCTGATACATTAAATTATATGGCAGAAGAAATATTAAAAAAGGATAAACTTAAGAATGAATTTATTTCATCTGTATCACATGAACTTAGAACCCCTCTTACATCAATAAAAGGATGGACTGTAACCCTAGGATATGATTTAGAAGATAAAGAAGTTATAAAAGATGGATTGAGCATAATTGAAAAAGAGTGTGATAGACTTACTGAAATGGTAGAAGAGTTATTAGACTTTTCGAAGTTCGTATCGGGAAAGGTTTCACTTCAAAAGGTAAGTATAGATATCATTGATATCATAAGTTATATCGATAGATATATGAGCCCAAGGGCACAAAGAGAACACATAGATCTTCTAGTATCAGTAGAAGATAACATACCTAAAGTTTATTTAGATGTAAACAGAATGAAGCAAGTCTTTATAAACTTATTAGATAATGCACTTAAATTCACGCCAAAGGAAGGAAAGGTAACTATAAAAGCCTATGCTAAAGCTGATGAGTTAAATGTTGTAATTATAGACACAGGAAGCGGTATAAGTAAAAAGGACTTACCAAGAATAAAAGAAAAGTTTTATAAGGGAAAGAGTAGTAAGTCACAAAATGGGATAGGTCTTTCCATTTGTGATGAGATAATAAAGCTTCACGAAGGTAAATTTATTATTGAAAGTGAAGAAGGAAATGGAACTGTAGTAAAGGTTATACTTCCACTAAAAGATAAAATATCTATAGGTATATAA
- a CDS encoding PmbA/TldA family metallopeptidase: protein MINGNIDSAVSGREFGIGIRIFKGFKSVYAYTNDKSLKGMLETAYKASCAIGELKEHMLVQTQLLGTFH, encoded by the coding sequence ATGATAAATGGTAACATAGACAGTGCTGTTTCAGGAAGAGAGTTTGGTATAGGCATAAGGATATTTAAAGGATTTAAAAGTGTGTATGCTTACACAAATGATAAAAGTCTTAAGGGGATGTTAGAAACAGCATATAAAGCATCCTGCGCTATAGGGGAATTGAAGGAACACATGCTGGTGCAAACTCAATTACTGGGGACTTTTCATTAG